Proteins from a single region of Streptomyces sp. HUAS 15-9:
- a CDS encoding DUF2231 domain-containing protein yields MATESQLQAKRPVTAALAGPYGHPFHPILVTVPIGAWVASLVFDIASRFVHRPGFLTQGSEWLIAVGVIGALLAAMVGFLDLFAIPVGSRAFRTALVHMTLNLLVTAAYVVNFLWRYSDYADGGSVGVGRLVLSAVSLAVLGVSGFLGGKLAYRYGVRVADESTQAEGFTPGPRRPTSSG; encoded by the coding sequence ATGGCCACTGAGTCTCAGCTCCAGGCGAAGCGACCGGTCACTGCCGCGCTCGCCGGACCGTACGGCCACCCGTTCCACCCGATCCTGGTGACGGTGCCGATCGGTGCGTGGGTGGCCAGTCTGGTCTTCGACATCGCTTCCCGTTTCGTCCACCGGCCGGGGTTCCTGACCCAGGGCTCGGAGTGGTTGATCGCGGTGGGGGTGATCGGTGCCCTGCTGGCGGCCATGGTCGGGTTCCTCGACCTGTTCGCGATTCCCGTCGGCAGCAGGGCCTTTCGTACGGCCCTGGTCCATATGACGCTGAACCTGCTGGTGACCGCCGCCTACGTCGTCAACTTCCTGTGGCGGTACAGCGACTACGCCGACGGCGGGAGTGTCGGCGTCGGCAGGCTCGTCCTGTCCGCGGTCAGCCTGGCGGTCCTGGGCGTCTCGGGATTTCTGGGCGGCAAGCTCGCCTACCGCTACGGCGTACGGGTCGCCGACGAGAGCACCCAGGCCGAGGGATTCACGCCCGGCCCACGTC